The nucleotide window ATTTCGTTGTATCTGGGaggtttttgtttgttttttaaaaTGGATATTGAACTACGAAGTTCAAAAAAGGACATTTACCTAGTGGGTAACATAAAACATCAGATAACAGGAGCGAAATTGCCGTCAAATAGGCAAGTACTAGCGgtctttttttataatattcgcgAAGTGAATTTAAAAGTAAACGAAAGTGCTAATCTTGCTATTCGTGAGTGTATTATTTTTTGGGATAAGGCTAGAATACCTACACGGTCAGTACCTAACTGTGTTAAAAAGCTTGTAGACCTTTACCAAGTTGTAAGTACcaaaaaaattgtaagaaaAGCAATGACATTCATAAACGCCGGGAGCACGATTTTAAAGACAAGTTGGACAATTTATTTGATATCGCACATGCTGACGCTCTGCAAATGATAAAGATTGAAGAAGATAGAGTATTTTTACAGCAACAGAGAGAACCGGGGCGTCAGGGTAGTCTAGCAGGAATTGACCAAAAATTGGCAGAAAAGGAAGAGCGAGCCCGGCAACGGAAAATAGACGAAGAGAAAAGAAGATTAAAAAACACATCTATCGCAGAACCTTCGCCGCCATATGATTATTCGCTGGTTCACAGCCCTACGTCTTCCATTCATGGTTTATCCGATCGTTCTCTAGATGAACCCGTATTGACATTACCTGTTACTCCCCAAGTCACCGTTGTTAAAAGGGGCCGAAAGGACTTTATTTCACCTAAGTTAGTAGCAGCCTTAGATAGATGTCAACTAAGCACAAGAGATTCCGTTTACGTCATTCAGGCTACAATTGAAGCATTGGACCTAAATATCGATGACTACCCCGTAAATAAATCTTCGATACAACGAATTCGAACGCAGACACGAAAAATTAGGGCTGAGGGAATAAAAACTGATTTCCAAAACAATGTTCCTGAAATTGCTACTATTCACTGGGATGGCAAATTACTACCTGCCACAGATGTACGAAGTTCAAAAGAGGAACGACTGCCGATCGTGATCACGTACGAAGACAAAGAACAACTTCTTGCTGTGCCCAAGATAGACAGTTCATCAGGAAAAGAACAAGCTCAAGCCGTTTTACAAGCCCTTCAAAATTGGGATCTTAATGACAAAATACAGATTATGTGCTGCGATACCACGGCTTCAAATACTGGTCGCTACAATGGTGCGTGTTCAATACTAGAACCAAAAATGGAAAGAGAGCTATTACTGTTTGCCTGTCGCCACCATGTCTACGAACTCGTTCTGAAAAGTATATTTGAAGCTAAAATACCACAAGTCACCCGTAGCCCTGATATTCCactttttaaaaagtttaaagatAACTGGAAAAATGTTAATCCAAGTGTCTTTGAAACCTGTCCAGATTTTGTGAAAAAACACGTCAACGATGCAGTCCGCAGTGAACTCCTTGGATTTTATTGGAAAGAGTTAAAGAAAAATACTGTGCGAGATGACTATCGCGAACTCATTGAACTGTCGGTAATATATTTGGGTGGCGATAgcgaaaacaaattaaaaattaagcCACCTGGTGCGATGCACCAAGCTCGGTGGATGGCAAGAGCGATTTACgctataaaaatgtttttgctAAAAGACCAAATAAAAATTAGTGCAAAGGACAAGCGAGCATTGCAAGATGTTTCTCTATTTATAGCGACTTCATATGTCAAACCATGGCTTCAGTGCAATATGGCTGTGAAGGCTCCTAATCAGGACTTGTGTTTTCTAAAAACATTGAAGAGGTATGAAGCGATTGACAAAGTGATCTCGAAAGCAGCTTTAGATAAGTTCTGCAAACACTTGTGGTATTTGACGGATGAGGTTGCCATTTTAGCAATTTTCGATGATGAACTAGACGATGAAGTGAAAATACGGATGATTTCTAAACTAGAGTATGATAACGAGAAGCCGTGCCATCTGGAAAAGAGATATATTCCATCTAAACAAGAAATCGCAAACACTTTATTTACTAAATGTTTGGATGATTTCGTGTCTACAAAGAGCAAACATTTGTTTACACGCTTGAAAATTGACACAAGCTTCTTGAGTGTTCCTGTTTTAATGTGGAGCCAAAATGATGCTTACTTGAATGCTAAATCTAAAATTTCGACTCTTCGAGCAGTTAATGATACAGCAGAAAGGGCAGTTAAGCTGATGCAAGACTTTCACGGATTAATAACGGCGGACGAAGAGCAGAAACAGTTCCTATTACGTTGTGTTCAAGAGCACAGAAAGCTTTATCCTGATTGTAAAAAAGCTACTCTGCGAAAAATGTATcccaaataattataataacatttaATTTCATGATTatgatgtttatttttacttatttcccTATTTCGTTTAGTCATTTCGTAGCAAGTTTGAATTCTTAGTATATTTTTGCCTACTAAAAAATACTTCGAACTTTGAAGCCAAGTCGGCACGGGTTACCGTTATCACAGAGTATTGTAATTTTGCaggtctgtttttttttatcatttctaaTAATATTGAGGGGTATGcgtaccaaaaaaataaaaaaaatattttttgcccaTATAAGGGACACCCTAATATCGGGTGTCCCTAAAACCAACGCCAAGACTTAAAGGGCTTATAAAACAGCTGATGGGCTACAAGAATAAGCAAATTTACCCTAatgaaataagaaataaaaaaatcaagaaaaagaaagaagaaggTTATCAAATAGTCAAAGAGCTAGCgcaagatagggaaagctggaagatactccaccgacaaaaGGATAACTCTTCTATCTCTAATGAAAATATAGTTTTTGTAATATCGGCACTTttatataccttttataaacaGAATTCTTATTAAAATTCCGATAGCTCAAAAAAAAAGACCTATTCATTAAGGGTAAATTTGCTTAATCAGCTGTTCTATAAGCCCTTTAACTCTTAGCGTTCAgcgacaccctgtatatccaaATATACAGACAAACATTTGAACAACATAAGACGTCACGTTAAAGTTAAGCCCAACCATTACGGAGGCGCAGACGTTTTGATTGATTAGGGAAAATAGGTCATAGTCCACAGAGGgcgtaccgcgaaccacgttcgacgtgttgcctccctgtcacacttacgtacgaattcacaagtgcgacagagaggcaacacgtcgaacgtgtttcgcggtagacccacAGCGCGGCGCCCGCTCGTGTCGTGTGTACCTTTAGTAATTGATGTCTGTTAATCTTTGTACTCTTAAGCTGATCCCGAGTGTTGGTTGGAACTCGAGATTTTTGAGTCTAAAATAAATTTGAAGAACTCAACtcgaataaataatagtatctATATACTACCGTACACTGGACACTTCCtataaaaccgaagtttgacagcgattcagggacgaatcatgccaTCCGTATCCCTtactaatatatggcactatccctttcggctatttagggttgtcaaaattcaagccattattttatctgtggtcgtacacacaaaaggacgtcaagtggtgccaaccccaataattgctcggagcaatgctgagccgagcggagccgagtttgcccgaactcaggagtgtctccccgctgctataaccgcgaaaatcgaagttcacaAATTGCAGGCAtccttctctgtcactctaattacgcctttattggagtaaaagagaaagatccagTGCTTAAAAAACTTGCGAGTGTTTTAACTCTCGAGTCGAGTCATTTATTGAGACTCAAGAAGATTAAATTTGCCTTGCCTAAGGGGCTCAACGCTTTGAACAATAGTTTCCACAATCCCAATGCGGATTAAGGACTTTATCAATTAAATCTTAACGATCTAATGTACATTTATGAACGGCCTCCTAACCTAGTtcgtagtgaccctgcctacgaagcaagaGGTCCCGgtttcgaatcccggtaagaatagaatacatttatttacgtcacATCATGGgtaagtacggctaccaccagttttgacgttgacataacgctcacgtctacgtaatttactttctgtacatctcgcttgcactaatatgccagtacgagcgagatgcatagaaagtaagttacgtaaacgtgagcgttatgtcaatgtcaaaactggtggtagccgtaaagggcatttcgtcaggtgacaagcataatcactaattactaaaaaaaattaaaacaaaaatcgacctcattttagtactaatatggttcacttgTCGGccatgaacttgtggtggtaatttaattagtgagttttgcttgtcacctgacgatttatttgtgtgtttatgtTCCTGGGTCATAGATGCATAGTTACTAaatctatataagtatataaatgTTGTCTAGTACCCATTGtgcaagctttgcttagtttggagcTAAGTACGTCGGCGTCGATCTATGTAAGATTGCCCCAacatatttattcatttataacattaatttattcttaaaatattttaaatatttacaccTTGATAAATCCAGTGGTAAGCACAACGGCAACAAGTCCGTTGTTTTTTATCGGACACAGGTTAACAAAGCTCACGTGTCCGCACCACGCCGGCGCGTCACGTTTTCCGTTACGagttaaaaaagttacaagTGATCGATTTTAAGCAACGCTTTTGAATCTTGTGCTCGTTGAAgagtttttgacgtgataacgttttataaatcgatgaacaccggtagcatgcacgaaaaagtgtcacgttgtggacagatctccatggtaacgttgtggacggatctccatggtaacgttacgtaatgtaatggtaatgttttcttatgacgttatcatgCAAAATTATCGTCAGTTTACGgacgactttacagacaaccgtATTTTTTACTCGGTGGCAAACATTCATACGGCCCGCGTGATGGTAAGCGATCATCGTAGCCTAAGAATGTATACAACGTAACGTATGTAAGGGTATAATATAATGCGCGTTGCTGACGTCCGTGAGAGGAGTGACttgtcattaaataaataaaataacagatACACTCAGTAActcaataaaattaattatacaaaatagttctttacctatagatgacaggaaaacctattagaaatgtgcagtcaagctaGAGTAAGTTAAGTAagttagtttttgatccgacccctacgggctTTTTAAAGACATTGACGGTATTGACATATTGacacgcgagtccgactcgcacttggccgatttttgaaCTCGTCGTTTTGATTACGGTTTCTTCAAATTTCTGAAACATCGTGGTTCGTTCGTGCGAAATATTAACTCAATAAATAAAGGATATGAAAGTCGTGTGAATTTTTACATTTATAAATCACCATATAATAACTCTTAACGCCATCTGTCTATTAAAAGTTAAATCTAACATGATTTCAAATTTCACATACCCGAAAATTTTAAATAAGGGCACTCAAAATACAGCtctatttactttaatttagaGCTCAATTTAAACTGCAATTCATACAGTAAAGGGTTCAGTGATTTTGCAGTAGCTATATAAACATTAAGTATCAATATATTTCGAGCAGAGTACCTAAGCTTACGCAAACACAGACAGTTTGTACGGTGTAATAGCATTTGACAATTACCTGcacgtgtgtgtgtgtttgtgtgtgtgtgtgtgtactcgGTTACgttcaaaataatattttttatcggCAAAATGTACTCTCGTCCTTCTCTAGAGGTATATGGTTAAATTtagaaacaaataaaataatttgtgcTTTGTATTTTACCAATATGAGTAAGTTAGTGATTTGAATATtggttaaaacatttttttttaatttattcatatgcacaataataatatatataggtacagtcagaaTCAAATAAATAGTAACGCCAAATTGGCCAAATACATCGTAACACACCTTTGATAGAAATAAGTATGTGTACAGATATTTTTGGCTACTTTggccgtcactatctatttgatgcaGACTGTATTTAGGtaaagtcagaccaagctacCTCGGCAGCCATTTCGATAGCACaggctgtgcaagtgttatcttaaaaatcataatttaataaaagtttgacgtttaaaataacacttgcacagtctgtgccatcaaaatcgctgtcgagttagcttggtctgactctaagtgCCACTTccaccatcccactaatccggggttaaccggttaaaccgttaacccagtgtcaaattgtaggtaaccatggtaactccaggtttaatcggttaacctcgggttagtgcgatggtgcaagtggcgctaagtggtTAATTTTTCTAAGATCATGATTGTAAGAAACATTCGGTAAAAAACTGAAACGAAATTCaaatgtatttaataaataacatctgaatctaaataaataaataataatactttgGTACGAGTACTATTCGTATTATGATTATAACTTTACTataagctggtcaagcagatcttgtcagtagaaaaaggcggcaaatttgaaaaacgtAGGCGTGAAGGGAtgtcgtcccatagaaaatttgaatttggcgcccttttctactgacaagatttgcttatcataaactatatattttgtCTAAAAACAGTTTTCAAAGGTGAAACTAAAATTGATTTTAGCGCCCTCTGTGACTGGGCGGAGACAACTCGATGTCAACAAAAAGTTACCACAGTATTTTGGGGTTGCGATTGCAGATTTTATATTCTCCCCATTAATAAACGTCCGTCCCGCTCGCTCTCGCGTCGAACCGTCGCGCCGTCTCTGCCTCCATGCAAATGAAAAATCAATGGACACTCAGTCGCACAAGTgagtttaataaaatataattttgagtAATTGTTTTGACGATGTACTTAAAGAAATgttatatttaatttgttttgcgTATGTATTTAAGTTTCGCAAAACTTATGTACTTCAGTGTTTTTGTttacatacaaatataaatacaaatatttgcataatagggtaattgcgtcagtttaccgtccagtgtcagtttccgtccacttgacggattagcaaataatatatgtatttcaaaTTTAAAATGCTATactttcaaaatatattttttatgtagatagataaattgtttagatattaaggattgcaataagtccaaatttgtgcagcaatgaaggtttatattcaaatttcgtcaagtggacgaaaactagagccggacgaaaactagcgcaattactctatgtgtaaaaataaataatataaaattagaataaaaatttcaactgtacgGTCATGGGTCTGTTTCTCTCCGTAGTGTCCATATTAGAACTCAATTACTACCGGCCtgcctatttttagggttccgtacccaaaaggtaaaaggggaccctattactaagacttcgctgtccgtccgtccgtccgtctgtctgtcaccaggctgtatctcacgaaccgtgacagttgaaattttcacagatgatgtatttctgttgccgctataacaacaaatactaaaaacagaataaaataaagatttaaatggggctcccatacaacaaacgtgatttttgaccaaagttaagcaacgtcgggagtggtcagtacttggatgggtgaccgttttttttttgcatttttttttcgtttttttttcattatggtacggaacccttcgtgcgcgagtccgactcgcacttgcccggttttttattaataaGTGCATTTGACACTATTACTTTTTAACTCAAATACAAATCAGAAAACTAGCCCCCTTAGTTTTCGGATTTGTATGATGCTCCGCCACtgatatcctcctaaggcccaaggtcctacctatagtacttcagttcgatgaaatttaaatcatattcaattggaacagagtcgcatttgtttaGTTTCGTTAAATGTTCAAAGAAAACCAatatcaactctattccctgcactaaaggttGAAATGTCAGTGGCAAAgtctggatttttcatttgtatggcctgggccttaggaggataagaCTGACAATGAGGtgtttacataatttttaactcTCTTGATCATACTttcaattaataattttaaatatacttaaatcAGAACTTCATTGATTATACCTATGATATTTCTAACTGCTTTCGATTGATTCCAGTATGGTtagtttttgaaattttttatttttatttgacaaGCTGTCACCCAGAAGGGCTAAGGtggccggctctttatcatttgtcaccatccctgtcacgttctaacaagtatgtaagtgcgaaagtgacgcataacatgacaggtgataaaaacgcgaccatgataccgtaATTATTCGACAAATGACAATTTATCACTGATTTTGACATGATTCAATCGCAATATTGTGGTGTATTTAatctaaagaaaaaaaaacaaaaatacctgATTGTAAACCTTGTTGGAACGATATAAGGACTATTATTGTTCAGCAAAAGTGTATTATTGTTAGTACGCGTACTGGCACTGTCAACGTAATACTTGGCCTACATTTTAAGCTAAATTCGCGTAAAAACTTCCAAATGACCTGTTAATTTTGATTATACAACGACTATAATGACACGTAGAACGGCACTCATGACATTTGACCTACATTTTAAGCTAAATTTGCGCAAAAAGTTTGTGCTGGGCTAGCACGCTCGCGGGAAgcatattttcaccacaccaactggtaaaggctctcttgattgttaaaaaactgatagcaaagttgcattttattcacatgtgaggcaaagtaattaaatgcaGATTTTgggttgttttcttatgtttgcttttagaattgacttttaaattatgattttgaatgataaatatttaataagatccatttggatttgattttgtttgatatcttgtaaaacaaataactatttttctgTCAACGTTGGTTTTCGCTGACCTGACTTCTGACAACTTTTTGTCTGGACTGTAAGCTGTGTGCAccctagttttttttataccaaGTAGGTGGCAAATAAGAGCACGGTCCGTCTGATACAAGGGGACCTAAAGAttcgtagagttagaccaagctaagttggcagcgatttcgATAGCCCAATTAGCCCagacagtgcaagtgttatttaaacgtcataattaaaagtttgacgttcaaaataacacttccactgtCTGGGCTGGGCTATCAATATCACTACCAACTTAGCGTGGTCTAAACTCAAGAATCAAACTGGATTGCTCGATTTTTAAAAGATTTTTGCCCTGAAACTTGAGTGAaacgtctttaaaaacccgtaaaGGGTCATTCTAAAAGGGTAAGggtatgtaaacctgtgttgtgtacaataaagtgattactactactactacattctCCAGATTTGTGTCTAAACTCCGTCAAATCATACTAAAGGTATGAAAAGTGTGATGGAGCTGAGGCTTACCGTACTTACTTaaatcaaaatatataaatgtacatattagcaaagacataataatatgtaacttcgtataagacgaaaaggaaaaaaacgtgcctcggaattcaagtaaaagtcattctcgaatagatgccgcacacacctttagcctatcctcggctagatggcgtgacgacaccgtttcatatttaacaattttaacacatagatatcagtgaatgaacatggatcaaaattatataaaaataataaaatcatttatccatatatatacattttttgataactttatacgttttcattttgagttttagtcgtgtgtcga belongs to Cydia splendana chromosome 26, ilCydSple1.2, whole genome shotgun sequence and includes:
- the LOC134803155 gene encoding uncharacterized protein LOC134803155 is translated as MHQARWMARAIYAIKMFLLKDQIKISAKDKRALQDVSLFIATSYVKPWLQCNMAVKAPNQDLCFLKTLKRYEAIDKVISKAALDKFCKHLWYLTDEVAILAIFDDELDDEVKIRMISKLEYDNEKPCHLEKRYIPSKQEIANTLFTKCLDDFVSTKSKHLFTRLKIDTSFLSVPVLMWSQNDAYLNAKSKISTLRAVNDTAERAVKLMQDFHGLITADEEQKQFLLRCVQEHRKLYPDCKKATLRKMYPK